One window of the Nitrospinota bacterium genome contains the following:
- the phoU gene encoding phosphate signaling complex protein PhoU, which translates to MPRHLQRDLDNLKKDTLILGSMVSSTINKAIIALVDRRIDLSEEVINGDDAIDEKEVAIEEECLKILALHQPVAADLRFIITILKVNSDLERMGDLAVNIAERASYLSSIKSLGLELDFPRMVECVQRMVKESLNSLINMDTRQARKVLSMDDEVDDINREMYVVLQKEMKENSDSIERAVHLLSTSRHLERIADLSTNIAEDVVFMVEGELIRHRTEDYAE; encoded by the coding sequence ATGCCGAGACATTTGCAAAGGGATCTGGACAACCTGAAAAAAGATACGCTGATCCTTGGCTCGATGGTGTCCAGCACCATCAACAAGGCGATCATCGCCCTTGTGGACAGAAGAATCGACCTTTCCGAGGAAGTGATAAACGGCGACGACGCCATCGACGAAAAAGAGGTCGCTATTGAAGAGGAGTGCCTGAAAATACTCGCTCTCCACCAGCCGGTAGCTGCGGATCTTCGTTTCATCATTACCATTTTGAAAGTGAACAGCGATCTTGAACGGATGGGCGACCTTGCGGTAAATATCGCCGAACGGGCGTCGTATCTCTCTTCCATAAAGAGTCTCGGATTGGAGCTTGATTTTCCGCGCATGGTTGAATGTGTTCAACGAATGGTCAAGGAGAGCTTGAACTCGCTTATAAACATGGATACGAGACAGGCGAGAAAGGTGCTTTCGATGGATGACGAAGTGGATGACATCAACCGCGAAATGTACGTAGTGCTTCAAAAAGAGATGAAGGAAAATTCGGATTCAATAGAACGGGCAGTGCACCTCCTGTCAACCTCAAGGCATCTTGAAAGAATTGCCGATCTAAGCACGAACATTGCCGAGGATGTCGTATTCATGGTCGAGGGGGAACTTATACGCCACAGAACGGAAGATTATGCTGAATGA
- a CDS encoding hemerythrin domain-containing protein, giving the protein MFKRIEKLEKEHEMIIQTLSSARSLGITSREARKKLLEAKSVLLEHLQNEDTYLYPVLKKASVNDEKLKTLISESAAEIDDVAGMATRFFEKCENNISDEQYIDDFKELFKTLLYRIHNEENSIYAEYNRIIS; this is encoded by the coding sequence ATGTTTAAGCGGATTGAAAAACTGGAAAAGGAACACGAGATGATTATCCAGACCTTGTCCAGCGCAAGGTCTCTTGGTATTACATCCAGGGAAGCAAGAAAAAAACTTCTGGAAGCAAAATCAGTGCTCCTTGAACATCTTCAGAATGAAGATACTTACCTGTACCCGGTTCTTAAAAAGGCATCCGTGAATGATGAAAAGCTGAAAACCTTGATATCCGAATCGGCTGCCGAAATAGATGACGTGGCCGGCATGGCAACCAGATTCTTTGAAAAATGCGAGAACAACATTTCGGATGAACAGTATATTGATGATTTCAAGGAGCTATTCAAGACGCTTTTGTACCGGATACATAACGAGGAAAACAGCATTTACGCCGAATACAACCGGATAATCAGCTAG
- the pstB gene encoding phosphate ABC transporter ATP-binding protein PstB, with the protein MEKPVLTAKNVTICYGANQAVKDVSLSIHKNRITSIIGPSGCGKSTLLRAFNRMNDFIPNASMMGNIYFGDVDIYSKDIDPVDIRRSIGMVFQKPNPFPKTIYENISWGPSINGIKTDLNELVEKSLEKAALWEEIKEERLYTSALNLSGGQQQRLCIARALAMEPEIILMDEPCSALDPVSTAKIEDLMFELKKRYTIVIVTHNMQQASRISDYTAFMENGTLVEFDNTVKVFTRPKNKRTEDYVTGRFG; encoded by the coding sequence ATGGAAAAACCTGTCCTTACCGCAAAGAACGTAACTATATGCTATGGCGCGAATCAGGCGGTGAAAGACGTCTCTCTTTCCATACATAAAAATCGTATTACTTCTATAATCGGCCCGTCCGGCTGTGGCAAAAGCACACTGCTTCGAGCCTTTAACAGAATGAACGATTTCATTCCAAATGCATCGATGATGGGAAATATATATTTTGGGGATGTAGATATTTATTCGAAAGATATCGATCCGGTAGATATCCGCCGATCCATAGGGATGGTTTTTCAGAAACCCAATCCCTTCCCGAAAACGATTTACGAGAATATTTCTTGGGGTCCCTCGATAAACGGGATTAAAACCGACCTGAACGAACTTGTCGAAAAATCGCTGGAGAAAGCGGCACTCTGGGAGGAGATAAAGGAAGAACGCCTTTACACCTCCGCGCTTAATCTTTCAGGCGGACAACAACAGCGTTTGTGTATAGCAAGGGCCCTTGCGATGGAGCCGGAGATCATATTGATGGACGAGCCTTGTTCTGCGCTTGATCCCGTGTCTACCGCCAAGATCGAAGATCTTATGTTTGAATTAAAGAAACGCTATACGATAGTCATTGTAACGCACAATATGCAGCAGGCATCCCGAATATCCGACTACACCGCTTTCATGGAAAACGGAACACTTGTCGAATTCGACAACACGGTCAAGGTATTTACCAGGCCGAAAAACAAAAGAACAGAAGATTATGTAACCGGACGATTTGGCTAG